A stretch of the Mycolicibacterium celeriflavum genome encodes the following:
- a CDS encoding DUF6932 family protein, protein MAIPPTGGRYATLPVGRHQATFEQVYEAFVENAPFRDDREVIFEALTLYAKIVANLCPGLALWVNGGFITHKSWAAPKDADVVVVVPQAHYPNVCSNPSVWTYITLQGVIVSDPSTGGGRIGRIQPMAGLIDGFIISDDPTLSDVWAYRWSLVNDEDGNLLPDTTRKGFLEVKL, encoded by the coding sequence GTGGCGATTCCACCGACCGGTGGACGGTACGCGACTTTGCCAGTAGGACGGCATCAGGCGACCTTTGAGCAGGTCTACGAAGCATTTGTTGAGAATGCTCCGTTCCGCGATGACCGTGAAGTCATCTTCGAAGCGTTGACGCTGTATGCCAAAATCGTGGCCAATCTGTGCCCTGGCCTGGCATTATGGGTAAATGGAGGGTTTATAACACACAAGAGCTGGGCCGCGCCGAAAGATGCGGACGTCGTAGTTGTCGTACCCCAGGCGCACTATCCGAACGTGTGTTCGAATCCTAGCGTCTGGACCTACATCACGCTCCAAGGGGTCATTGTGTCCGACCCCTCCACGGGCGGTGGACGAATCGGGCGCATACAACCAATGGCCGGTTTAATCGACGGATTCATAATCTCCGACGATCCGACCCTTTCGGACGTATGGGCTTACCGCTGGTCGTTAGTGAACGACGAGGATGGCAACCTCTTGCCCGACACGACTCGGAAGGGGTTTTTGGAGGTGAAGCTGTGA
- a CDS encoding phage major capsid protein: MSIEEILAKLQEIADAGETRSLTDDEVQSYEELEGQLKAAQKTQELRARQSAYMAPNASVAAAVNVATVKQDDTLDRAFESYLRTGRANQDIQELRAQQVGTDSEGGYLVSPGFRQKLVEVQKAFGGLANEVDTFTTEKGGAIEYPTLDDTANSGSITAEEAAFADGADLTFGTVNLGAFKYTSSGAGTTTPLRVSVELLQDAEFDIQGLVARKLGERIMRKQASDWAIGTGTTLPFGICHAGLTHDHELATTTTITYADLLDLEAKLDPAYEQNAKWVFNKATWTAVRKLVDDNGRPLIFDQAASGAGQAPQKTLLGYPVVLDQSFPSPAGDSANFTVLGDLREAYVIRRVAPLTVVVNPYTRMNNGQVEYVAWERADGNIQNRKAYVVLATEDVA; encoded by the coding sequence TTGTCTATCGAAGAGATTTTGGCGAAGCTTCAGGAAATCGCCGACGCAGGCGAAACCCGTTCGCTGACAGACGACGAGGTCCAGAGCTACGAGGAACTGGAAGGCCAACTGAAGGCCGCCCAGAAGACTCAGGAGCTTCGCGCCCGCCAGTCGGCATATATGGCCCCGAACGCCTCTGTTGCTGCCGCTGTCAACGTGGCTACCGTCAAGCAGGATGACACCCTGGACCGCGCCTTTGAAAGCTACCTGCGCACCGGCAGGGCCAATCAGGACATTCAGGAGCTTCGCGCGCAGCAAGTCGGCACCGACTCCGAGGGCGGCTATCTGGTCAGCCCCGGCTTCCGCCAAAAGCTGGTCGAGGTCCAGAAGGCATTCGGCGGCTTGGCCAACGAGGTCGACACCTTCACCACCGAAAAGGGCGGCGCCATCGAGTATCCGACTCTCGATGATACGGCCAACAGTGGCAGCATCACCGCGGAAGAGGCCGCATTCGCCGATGGTGCCGATCTGACGTTCGGAACGGTGAACCTTGGCGCGTTCAAGTACACCAGCTCTGGCGCGGGCACGACCACTCCGCTGCGGGTGAGCGTTGAACTGTTGCAGGATGCCGAGTTCGACATTCAGGGCCTTGTGGCGCGCAAGCTCGGTGAGCGCATCATGCGCAAGCAGGCAAGCGACTGGGCCATCGGCACCGGAACTACATTGCCCTTCGGTATCTGCCACGCCGGTCTGACTCACGACCACGAACTGGCCACCACGACCACCATCACCTATGCCGATCTGCTGGACCTGGAAGCCAAACTTGATCCGGCCTACGAGCAGAACGCGAAATGGGTGTTCAACAAAGCAACGTGGACCGCGGTACGCAAGCTGGTAGACGACAACGGCCGTCCGTTGATCTTCGATCAGGCCGCATCGGGCGCCGGTCAGGCGCCGCAGAAGACCCTGCTGGGCTACCCCGTGGTGCTGGATCAGTCGTTCCCGAGTCCGGCTGGCGATTCCGCCAATTTCACTGTGCTGGGCGACCTTCGGGAAGCCTACGTGATTCGCCGGGTTGCTCCGCTGACGGTGGTGGTGAACCCGTACACGCGCATGAATAACGGCCAGGTCGAGTACGTGGCCTGGGAACGCGCGGACGGCAATATCCAGAACCGGAAGGCGTACGTGGTGCTGGCAACGGAGGACGTGGCGTAA
- a CDS encoding HK97 family phage prohead protease, producing the protein MLSHFNVELRSEITGDKLTGRAAVFSQYADFGSYLETLATTAFDATLADPATDVRSFYQHDSARLLGRQSSGTLRLSTDSTGLHFELDIPDTSDGRDLRELVKRGDLTGMSFGFIAGQEDWGHTPDGRELRTHTSVARLIEVSPVSQPAYAGTSVQLRSLSDIPARPNGQTQIIRAKARAHRKVTH; encoded by the coding sequence ATGCTTAGCCACTTCAATGTCGAACTCCGATCCGAAATCACCGGCGACAAACTCACCGGCCGGGCGGCGGTGTTCAGCCAATACGCCGACTTCGGCAGCTACCTAGAAACGCTGGCGACCACCGCGTTCGACGCCACGCTAGCCGATCCGGCAACCGATGTGCGTTCGTTCTATCAGCACGACTCGGCACGGCTGCTGGGTCGCCAATCGTCGGGCACGCTCCGACTGAGCACCGACAGCACGGGACTCCATTTCGAGTTGGATATCCCCGACACCAGCGACGGCAGGGACCTACGCGAGCTAGTCAAGCGCGGTGACCTCACCGGCATGTCCTTCGGATTCATCGCGGGACAAGAGGACTGGGGCCACACACCAGACGGGCGCGAACTACGTACCCACACCAGCGTGGCTCGCTTGATCGAGGTAAGTCCGGTCAGCCAGCCCGCCTATGCGGGCACATCAGTACAACTCCGCTCTCTGAGCGATATCCCGGCCAGACCCAACGGCCAAACCCAAATCATCCGTGCAAAGGCGCGGGCTCACCGAAAGGTAACTCACTAA
- a CDS encoding phage portal protein, with the protein MSFLSRLFRIPEPYEPPETRDWSIADPFAAHLFGGGPALSGVSVTEQSAMGLSAVYRCVQLLSGTIATLPLRTVHTDADGTTRRVSSWLDNPAGPDGPTAHEFIEGLMVALLLRGNFHALKVFNGAGVLHSLQPLPSQCVGIDIKNGRKVYRVQLENGTSKELTDREILHIPGLSLDGVRGVSPISIARQSLGTAIAGERSAGRLFHNGALMSAIVTPTEDLTSDEAEVVRDTLDRVVGGERNAGSMAVFSKALNVSQWSVDPVNAQFLESRKFSTSEVARWFGVPPHLIGDVERSTSWGSGITEQTLAFQKFTLQQWTSRIEARLSRLFDGSRKVEFDFRQLFAGTPDQEIELLMKQTGNQPILTVDEARQILNRPAMPQVSQELPEGDDA; encoded by the coding sequence TTGTCTTTCCTTTCCCGATTATTCCGAATCCCAGAACCGTACGAACCGCCCGAAACGCGCGATTGGAGCATCGCCGATCCCTTCGCCGCCCACTTGTTCGGCGGCGGGCCAGCCCTTTCCGGCGTCAGCGTCACTGAGCAATCCGCTATGGGGCTATCAGCCGTCTACCGATGCGTTCAACTGCTCAGCGGGACTATCGCCACCCTGCCGCTGCGCACCGTCCACACCGACGCTGACGGCACCACACGGCGCGTCAGTTCGTGGCTGGACAACCCTGCCGGCCCCGATGGGCCGACCGCCCACGAGTTCATCGAGGGCCTGATGGTGGCGCTGCTGCTCCGAGGAAACTTCCACGCGCTGAAGGTGTTCAACGGCGCTGGCGTGTTGCACTCTCTACAGCCGCTACCGTCGCAGTGTGTCGGTATCGACATAAAGAACGGCCGCAAGGTCTACCGCGTCCAACTGGAAAACGGCACGTCCAAGGAACTCACCGACCGCGAGATTCTGCATATCCCCGGGCTGAGCCTGGACGGAGTACGCGGCGTTTCGCCGATATCCATTGCCCGCCAATCCCTTGGCACCGCCATCGCCGGGGAGCGTTCGGCCGGAAGGCTATTCCACAACGGCGCGCTGATGAGCGCGATTGTCACACCGACCGAAGACCTCACTTCCGACGAGGCCGAGGTAGTGCGCGACACCCTGGACCGCGTTGTCGGTGGCGAACGCAACGCCGGATCGATGGCGGTCTTTTCCAAGGCGCTCAACGTGTCCCAATGGTCGGTGGACCCGGTCAATGCCCAATTTTTGGAAAGTAGAAAATTCTCCACCTCCGAAGTAGCGAGATGGTTCGGAGTGCCCCCACACCTTATCGGCGACGTGGAGCGCTCCACGAGCTGGGGAAGTGGAATTACAGAACAAACTTTGGCGTTTCAGAAATTCACTCTACAGCAATGGACCTCGCGCATCGAGGCGAGGCTATCCCGATTGTTCGACGGCAGCCGCAAGGTCGAGTTCGATTTTCGGCAACTGTTCGCAGGAACGCCCGACCAAGAGATTGAGCTGCTGATGAAGCAGACCGGCAACCAACCGATCCTCACCGTTGACGAGGCTCGCCAGATATTGAATCGGCCGGCGATGCCGCAAGTCTCACAAGAGCTACCCGAGGGCGACGATGCTTAG
- a CDS encoding terminase TerL endonuclease subunit, with amino-acid sequence MNGNARSRFEDLSEPPWYRWREKDTAQRAIRFIQTYCRSPKGHGHGKPLKLARFQKDWIAEILSPVVRQAVLQCPRGQGKSTLLAALAVWATFDRYEDGAPQVPVMATTVGQAKRSVYDVAVAMINAEPELANRSIRYTAIGDSRFVVGYSGGVCFPVANDPDGLQGLDPGPVAVVDEIGFQPVESWSSMVLASGKRSRSVIVAIGTPGLDRENALWHLRSAWLDGRRPPGFSFTEYSAPDEMDPYDEKTWRHACPALDAGYQSIDALRVAIETSPLSHFEIFHLGRWVDGVDSWLGPDGRTIWGALKSDYQPKPKAPTWVGIDVGIKRDTTAVVYGQHRPDGKFHTTARIWTPTKAETIDLSSVMQFLRELDSQYDLQECAYDPRLFEIPGQMLADEGMPMVEFPQSLERMSPAYVALYEAIVTGTVSHDGDELYTRQVLNAIPRYNERGFLLAKNKSRGKIDAAAALAMCFDRASHPAPKRHPLVALIAGVR; translated from the coding sequence ATGAACGGCAATGCCCGAAGTAGGTTCGAAGACCTCTCCGAGCCGCCTTGGTATCGCTGGCGTGAGAAGGACACCGCACAGCGGGCCATCCGGTTCATCCAGACCTACTGCAGAAGCCCGAAGGGGCACGGCCACGGTAAGCCGCTCAAGCTGGCCCGGTTTCAGAAGGATTGGATAGCCGAAATCCTCTCGCCCGTCGTTCGGCAGGCCGTCCTGCAATGCCCGCGCGGGCAGGGGAAATCAACTCTTCTCGCGGCGCTGGCGGTGTGGGCGACGTTCGACCGCTACGAGGACGGCGCGCCACAGGTGCCGGTGATGGCCACGACTGTCGGGCAGGCTAAGCGCTCGGTCTACGACGTGGCGGTGGCGATGATCAACGCCGAACCGGAGCTAGCCAACCGTTCGATCCGCTACACCGCCATCGGTGATAGCCGGTTCGTCGTCGGATACAGCGGCGGGGTCTGCTTCCCGGTCGCGAATGATCCCGATGGGTTGCAGGGGTTGGACCCCGGCCCGGTAGCAGTGGTCGATGAAATCGGTTTCCAGCCGGTCGAGTCGTGGTCGTCAATGGTCTTGGCGTCGGGTAAACGGTCGCGCTCGGTGATCGTTGCCATTGGTACGCCGGGACTGGACCGCGAAAACGCACTATGGCATCTGCGGAGCGCCTGGCTGGACGGTAGGCGCCCGCCGGGGTTTTCGTTCACCGAGTATTCCGCTCCCGACGAGATGGACCCCTACGACGAGAAGACGTGGCGTCATGCGTGCCCCGCGTTGGACGCCGGGTATCAGTCCATCGACGCGCTACGGGTGGCCATCGAGACCTCACCGCTGTCGCACTTTGAAATCTTCCACCTTGGGCGTTGGGTCGACGGCGTTGACTCATGGCTAGGGCCGGACGGGCGCACCATCTGGGGCGCCCTGAAGAGCGACTACCAGCCCAAGCCCAAGGCACCCACTTGGGTCGGCATCGACGTGGGCATCAAACGAGATACCACCGCCGTTGTCTACGGCCAGCACCGCCCCGATGGGAAGTTCCACACCACCGCGAGAATCTGGACACCGACCAAAGCCGAAACCATAGACCTGTCGTCGGTGATGCAATTCCTCCGCGAACTGGACAGCCAGTACGACCTCCAGGAGTGCGCCTATGACCCGCGGCTGTTTGAAATACCGGGCCAGATGCTCGCCGATGAAGGGATGCCGATGGTGGAGTTTCCCCAGTCGTTGGAGCGGATGTCGCCGGCTTACGTCGCCTTGTACGAGGCCATCGTTACGGGCACCGTCTCCCATGACGGTGACGAGCTGTACACCCGCCAAGTCTTAAACGCGATACCCCGCTATAACGAGCGGGGTTTTCTGCTGGCTAAGAACAAATCCCGCGGCAAGATCGACGCCGCCGCCGCGCTGGCGATGTGCTTTGACCGCGCTTCGCATCCGGCACCGAAACGTCACCCCCTTGTTGCCCTCATCGCAGGAGTCCGCTAG